The window AAATACGCAGACCTTCGCGACGGTTCAATCCGGCAACATCGTCTCGATCGGCTACTTCCTCGTCGCCGGCGATATGGGGCGTGTCGGCGTTGCCGCGGTGTCGGTTCTGGCCTTCTTCCTCGGCGCGTGCGCGTGCAGCATCCTGATCTTGTGGTTAGCGCGTCATCGCCGCGCATACTCGATGGTCGTTCTTGCCGTGGAGACGTTCCTGCTCTTGGTGTTGGCCGGTGTCTCGATGATGGGTGCGGTGGACCCGTGGTGGGTCGCGTGGAGCATCAGCTTTCTCGCTGGGGTCCAGGGCAACGCCTTTCATCGGGAAACGGGAATGCTGTACGGCAACGTCGCCGTGACGCTCGTGGTGCAGATGGCGGGAAGTCTCCTCGGTCGGGCACTCGGGGTGAGGATTGCGTCGGACGGCCAGCCGCATCTGCGTCCGGCGGGTGGGTTCCTGCTCATCCTGGGGGGATTCGCTGCCGGCGGGGCAGTGGGCTGCGCTATCGATCTCGTCTGGAGGGGCGGCCCCCTTCTGGCGGCCGGCCTGCTGCTGGCGGTCTTGGCCGTCATGGCAGCCACGCATCGCGGCCCGGTTGACCCGGCCCAGAATGCGCCGACGCCGTGAGGAATCGACGACCGCTCAGGCTAGGAAGTCGCGGCGACTCCTCCCATCGTCACCGCGCGGAGCGAGCCGTGAACCCGGAGCATCGCCGCTTCAGTCACGAAGATTATTTGCTGTCGCGTTGAGGCCCGGGCCTTCTACGGGGCGGCGGTGGCTCGGGGAAGTAATGCTGCTCGCGAGGTTCGCTCTCGGTGTGCGCACGAGCGGCCGTCTGGATCTCACGATCACGACCGGTCAGCCTTTGGGTCTGCTGCCGCCGGTATTCGCTCCACGAGGGGACCATGAACGACTCCAGCAGCGAATCCTCCTCCTCGCCGCTGCGAAGAAGCGTCCAGCGGTACCCGCCGGTGCGGCGCCGGGAACCCTCGACCAGTCGCATGGATTCGCGGAATGAATCGATGTTCTCGGGGTGAACGGCGTAGGTGATCTGCACAAGCACGGGGCCGTCGGTCGGCTGGGGATCGAGAACAAGGGTGGGCGTGGGCCACGACGTCGAGACAGTACGGTCGACGGTGCTGGTGCCCGGCAGAAGCGGCAAC is drawn from Microbacterium hatanonis and contains these coding sequences:
- a CDS encoding YoaK family protein, producing the protein MTSTAVTERARYPLLERPSAAIALAFVAGLLNAWTFGNTQTFATVQSGNIVSIGYFLVAGDMGRVGVAAVSVLAFFLGACACSILILWLARHRRAYSMVVLAVETFLLLVLAGVSMMGAVDPWWVAWSISFLAGVQGNAFHRETGMLYGNVAVTLVVQMAGSLLGRALGVRIASDGQPHLRPAGGFLLILGGFAAGGAVGCAIDLVWRGGPLLAAGLLLAVLAVMAATHRGPVDPAQNAPTP